AGCTCAAAGATTATGTCGGCAAGGAACTCGGACGTTCCGAATGGCTCACCATCGATCAGGAGCGCATCAACCTGTTCGCCGAAGCCACCGGGGATTACCAGTTCATCCATGTCGACCCGGTCAAAGCCGCGCAAACGCCATTTGGCAGCACCATTGCACACGGTTTCCTGTCGTTGTCGCTGATCCCCAAACTGATGGAAGACATCCTGATCCTGCCGCAAGGCGTGAAGATGGTGGTCAACTACGGCCTGGACAGCGTGCGTTTCATCCAGCCGGTCAAGGTCAATTCCAAAGTTCGGCTCAAGGTCGACCTCGGTGAAGTGACCGAGAAAAAACCTGGCCAGTGGCTGCTCAAGGCCACCGCCACCCTGGAGATCGAAGGCTCGGACAAACCGGCCTACATCGCCGAACCGCTGTCGCTCTGCTTCGTTTAAGCGCCTGGATGCGAAGCGGCTCACGCTGTTTCGCATCCGCTCCTCCCTGCCGGCTGTATAAGGTCACATAGCTGCGGCATACTCGGTCGCCTAATTGCCCGGATCCCGCTATGCGCTCATTCGCTCCTCTTGCTCCCCTTGCCTTGACCCTGTTGCTGGCCGCGTGTGGCGACGGCGAATCACTGTTGCCGCCGGATGCACGCCTGCCCGACGGCGGCCGCTATCGCGGTGAACTGGTCGATGGCTTGCTGCAAGGTCAGGGCCGGGTCGACTACCCCAACGGCAGCTGGTACGCCGGGGCGTTCGACAAGGGGCAATGGCATGGCCAGGGCGAATGGCACGGCAGCAATGGCGAGGTCTATCGCGGCAACTTCCAGCAAGGCCTGTTCGACGGCCAGGGCACGCTGACCACCACGGCGGGCAGCTACACCGGCGGTTTCAAGCTGGGCCGCCGTGACGGCGAAGGCACCCTCAAAGAAAACGCGATGACCTATCGCGGCGAATTCAAGGCTGACCAGTATTCCGGGCTCGGTCGTCTCGAACTGGATGACGGCAGTTCCTACCAGGGCCAGTTCGCCCACGGCAAACCCAACGGCGAAGGCCAGCGCGGCGATGCCAGCGGCAATCAATTCACCGGCCACTTCGTCAACGGCCAGCTCGAAGGCAACGGCACCTTCAACAGCGCCGACGGCGACATCTACGTCGGCGGCTTCAAAAACAATCAACTGCACGGCAAGGGTCGCTACGAAAACGCCGACGGCGATGTCTGGCTCGGTCAGTTCAAGGAAGGCGCGCTGACCGGCAAGGGCGAACTGATCGGCGCCGACGGCAGCCACTACATCGGCGACTTCAACGACTGGCGCTTCAGCGGTCAGGGTCGCCTGAACCTGGCCGATGGCAGTTTCTACGTCGGCGGGTTCGACAGCGACAGCTATTCCGGGCGCGGCACCCTGGTGCTCACCGATGGAAGCGTACTCAGCGGCACCTGGATCAACGGCCAGCGTGTGCGCGATGCCGACGGCAAGTTGCTGCCGGACACCCTCGAACTCGGCCTGCTGGCCCAGGGTCGCCTGCTCGACGAGGCGCTGGCCAATGTGCCCGCCTCGACCCCGGCAGTGGAGCTGTACACCCTGACCCTCGGCGGCGACGGCAAGCAGAGCGTGTTCCTGCGCGAATCCGATTACGTGGCCAACATGCTCACCAGCCGCTTTGGCGCGTTTGGCCAGATTCGTCTGGTCAACCATCGCGACCACCTCGGCGACCGACCGATGGCCACCCGCGAAAACCTGCGCCGCGCAGCCCTGACCCTGGCCGAACGCAGCGGCCCGGAAGACCTGGTGTTCATCTACCTGACCAGCCACGGCACTGCCGAGCACGAACTGGTGCTCGACCAGCCGCGCATGGAACTGGCCGACCTGCCCGCCGACGAACTCGCCGCCGTGCTCGCGCCGCTGAAGAATCGCGACAAGATAATCGTCATCTCCTCGTGCTATTCCGGGGGCTTCATTCCTGCGCTGAAGGATGAGCGCACGCTGATCATGACCGCCTCGCGCGCCGACCGCGTGTCGTTCGGCTGCTCCGAGGAGGCCAACTTCACCTACTTCGGCGACGCCCTGTTTGCGCAGGCACTGAACCAGACCGACGACCTGGAGCAAGCCTTCAAACTGGCCAAGGCCACCGTCGCCGAGCGCGAACTGGCGGACAACTTCGAAGCCTCTGAACCGCAGATCTGGGCGCCGAAGACCGTGCTGGCGCACTGGCAACTGCTGCGTAAACAGCAAGCGAGAAAAGCATTGCAAAGTGCTGCGTTGAACGACGGAGCAACAAAGAGCAACTAAGCTGAACAGTATCAAGGGAGAGACACTATGTACTTGACGCCTCAGCATGTCTTGCTTGCCGGAGCCACCGGATTGACCGGTGAACATCTGCTCGACCGCCTGCTCAACGAGCCGACGATCAGCCGCGTCCTTGCCCCCTCACGCCGGCCGCTGGCCGAACATCCGCATCTGGAAAACCCGGTCGGTGATCCGCAGACCTTCCTGCCGCAACTGGCCGGTCGGGTCGACATTGCCTATTGCTGCCTCGGCACCACCATCAAACAGGCCGGCTCCGAAGAGGCGTTCCGCGCCGTGGATCTGGACATGGTGGTGGCATTCGCCAAGCGCGCCCGGGAGATGGGCGCTCGGCACCTGATCGTGATCAGTGCCCTGGGGGCCGATCGCCGGTCCTCGGTGTTCTACAACCGGGTCAAAGGCGAGATGGAATACGCATTGCGCGCGCAGGACTGGCCGCAACTGACCATTTGCCGGCCATCGCTGCTGCTCGGCGAACGCAGCGAGCCCCGCCTGGGCGAGCAGCTTGCCGCGCCGTTCTCTAAATTGATTCCCGGTAAATATCGCGGCATCGAAGCCTGCCAACTGGCCCGGGCCATGTGGCGCCTGGCACTGGAAGAGCAGGACGGAGTACGTATCGTCGAATCGGATGAGCTACGCAAACTCGGCAAGTGAGTTCGAAAATGAAGCAGTTCAACGCGGATCCAGACCATCATTTTCAATGAAGTCAGAGGATCCAGTGTTGAACTGCTCTCTGAAATGAGCCGAATCGATTCAACAACCGCGCCCTATCTATCTACCACACGCCCCTTCCCCTTCATGGATAACGTGCCCTCCAGCACACCTGCATCCGTCATGTCGTCATTGGACGGCACCCCCCGACAGCAGGTAATCAGTGAAAGGACGCCTGATGGCACCCAAAAAGACCACACCGAAAAGCACCCGCGCATCCGGCACTCCAGCCGATACATCGATCCCTCTGCCGACTCCGCGACTTGAGCTTCCAGGCCTGGTCCGGCCTGCAGGGCCGGACGCCACCCCCTCCGGGCCACAGCATTCGACACAGCTGACCCCAAGCGAAGCGTTGCCCGGGTTACTGATCCAGGACCTGACTCCCGCAGTCCGGGAGAGTACGTCATCCGATAGTCATTTCCCGGCCGATAACATTCGTGACTACGCGCTGCCACCACAGGAGCGAACGCTTTTGCCCGCCGTCATGACACAGGGATTGCGTATCTACCGGGGGCGTATTTATGCCGAGGTTCAATACACCTCGACCGGTACCGTCATGGTGGGCTGGGACGACGGTGCCGGAACCTATCGGGCCACGCGGTCAAAGGAAGCACACCCCTCCGGCCCGGCCCTGCATTTCGACTCTCGAAGCAATACCTGGCGAGTTGGCGAGCCACCCGAAACCGGAGTCC
The window above is part of the Pseudomonas fluorescens genome. Proteins encoded here:
- a CDS encoding MaoC family dehydratase, whose translation is MPYVPVAELKDYVGKELGRSEWLTIDQERINLFAEATGDYQFIHVDPVKAAQTPFGSTIAHGFLSLSLIPKLMEDILILPQGVKMVVNYGLDSVRFIQPVKVNSKVRLKVDLGEVTEKKPGQWLLKATATLEIEGSDKPAYIAEPLSLCFV
- a CDS encoding C13 family peptidase, with translation MRSFAPLAPLALTLLLAACGDGESLLPPDARLPDGGRYRGELVDGLLQGQGRVDYPNGSWYAGAFDKGQWHGQGEWHGSNGEVYRGNFQQGLFDGQGTLTTTAGSYTGGFKLGRRDGEGTLKENAMTYRGEFKADQYSGLGRLELDDGSSYQGQFAHGKPNGEGQRGDASGNQFTGHFVNGQLEGNGTFNSADGDIYVGGFKNNQLHGKGRYENADGDVWLGQFKEGALTGKGELIGADGSHYIGDFNDWRFSGQGRLNLADGSFYVGGFDSDSYSGRGTLVLTDGSVLSGTWINGQRVRDADGKLLPDTLELGLLAQGRLLDEALANVPASTPAVELYTLTLGGDGKQSVFLRESDYVANMLTSRFGAFGQIRLVNHRDHLGDRPMATRENLRRAALTLAERSGPEDLVFIYLTSHGTAEHELVLDQPRMELADLPADELAAVLAPLKNRDKIIVISSCYSGGFIPALKDERTLIMTASRADRVSFGCSEEANFTYFGDALFAQALNQTDDLEQAFKLAKATVAERELADNFEASEPQIWAPKTVLAHWQLLRKQQARKALQSAALNDGATKSN
- a CDS encoding oxidoreductase produces the protein MYLTPQHVLLAGATGLTGEHLLDRLLNEPTISRVLAPSRRPLAEHPHLENPVGDPQTFLPQLAGRVDIAYCCLGTTIKQAGSEEAFRAVDLDMVVAFAKRAREMGARHLIVISALGADRRSSVFYNRVKGEMEYALRAQDWPQLTICRPSLLLGERSEPRLGEQLAAPFSKLIPGKYRGIEACQLARAMWRLALEEQDGVRIVESDELRKLGK